In Solobacterium moorei, a single genomic region encodes these proteins:
- a CDS encoding DUF5688 family protein has product MRNLHAILENNILPMEEVLHHLTDYVSSGRISFTNDAMYTLPHLDSFEDIKPNLFIKVCDKQVAAEYLLDKPHFDILNLSATFHIRLDQSETSISSFPVMNEYLKTWDISELDLFKMAIDVCQNRSPLSIIPLGDMLGLPSPAPMYVCTGSQKLNDAAVLFYPETLKHISEEVKDNYYVLPSSIHELIVVPESAGIEPHRLEKMVHNANRTVVDSKDFLSDTVLYYNKDTRMLMPSRKHEQKISKKHASMEH; this is encoded by the coding sequence ATGAGAAATCTGCATGCCATTCTGGAAAACAATATTTTACCAATGGAAGAAGTGCTCCATCACTTAACAGACTATGTTTCCTCTGGCAGAATATCCTTCACAAATGATGCAATGTACACTTTGCCCCATTTGGATTCTTTTGAAGATATAAAACCAAATCTATTTATCAAAGTGTGTGACAAGCAAGTAGCTGCAGAGTACCTCTTAGATAAACCACATTTTGATATACTTAATCTTTCTGCAACTTTCCACATTCGCTTGGATCAATCGGAAACCTCAATATCTTCTTTTCCTGTTATGAATGAATATCTAAAAACATGGGATATTTCAGAACTTGATCTATTTAAAATGGCAATTGATGTCTGTCAGAACAGATCTCCTCTTTCAATTATTCCCTTAGGAGATATGTTAGGACTTCCATCCCCTGCTCCAATGTATGTTTGCACTGGATCACAGAAACTGAATGATGCTGCTGTACTATTTTACCCGGAAACATTAAAACATATTTCTGAAGAAGTAAAAGATAACTACTATGTTTTGCCTTCCTCTATTCATGAATTAATAGTAGTTCCTGAATCAGCAGGAATAGAGCCCCATAGATTAGAAAAAATGGTGCATAACGCAAACCGTACAGTTGTAGATTCTAAAGATTTTCTCAGTGATACAGTTCTCTATTACAACAAAGATACCAGAATGCTTATGCCTTCACGAAAACATGAGCAAAAAATTTCGAAGAAACACGCATCAATGGAGCACTGA
- a CDS encoding M81 family metallopeptidase → MKVFVAHFTAECNEHISHIVNNNDFQFLFGDSCIKAMHIEDIFSQNNIEIIPSVCASVSPNGMIGRETFDYICECILNPLKEHLSEIDGIYLQFHGASGIDGLDCISGEHYLVKEMRKIVGRYMPIAMVMDPHGNLTEELSSQLNIVRCYRESPHFDAVESERKVAELLCDLMHNRRVMKPVIKKLPIMVGGERSVSANEPVRSINQLLDEAEKDPRVFSTSFHVGFIRHDDDKLGAAIVVVPNTMNDVDYCNEVADRISQYTWDHRHEFKFNGNFDEVDKSVETALNYPEKTVVITDSGDNCGAGGYGQNTIVLRELLKHKTDKKILIAGINDSKSYDIISKCEVGEKLSLNVGVEEDENSKSVSLEGTLKVIGEQKHRYELEVDLGKSYLFNIKDTNIDVIIMNDNMQYGTMEQFDAANAPFHDYDIVVVKMGYLDTYLIPETKFHIMALTDGPTIQRSERIPFKKIARPMWPMDEFEDLYFIK, encoded by the coding sequence ATGAAAGTTTTTGTTGCACATTTTACTGCAGAATGTAATGAACACATTAGTCATATCGTAAATAATAATGACTTCCAGTTTCTGTTTGGAGACAGCTGCATTAAAGCAATGCACATAGAAGATATCTTCAGTCAGAATAATATTGAAATCATTCCTTCTGTATGTGCCAGTGTTTCCCCTAACGGAATGATCGGCAGAGAAACATTTGATTATATCTGTGAATGTATATTGAATCCATTGAAAGAGCATTTATCTGAAATTGATGGAATCTATCTTCAGTTTCATGGAGCAAGCGGTATAGACGGACTGGACTGCATTTCCGGGGAACATTACCTGGTGAAGGAAATGAGAAAAATCGTAGGCAGATATATGCCTATCGCAATGGTGATGGATCCACATGGCAATCTGACAGAAGAACTGTCCAGTCAGCTGAATATTGTGAGATGCTATCGTGAATCACCACACTTTGATGCTGTCGAGTCTGAAAGAAAAGTAGCTGAGCTGCTGTGTGATCTGATGCATAATCGCAGAGTGATGAAGCCTGTCATCAAAAAGCTTCCGATCATGGTTGGCGGTGAAAGAAGTGTATCTGCAAATGAACCTGTCCGTTCAATCAATCAGCTGCTTGATGAAGCAGAAAAGGATCCAAGAGTATTCTCTACTTCCTTCCATGTAGGATTTATCAGACATGATGATGACAAGCTTGGTGCTGCAATCGTTGTGGTCCCTAATACGATGAATGACGTGGATTACTGCAATGAAGTTGCAGACAGGATCAGCCAGTATACATGGGATCATCGCCATGAGTTTAAATTCAATGGCAACTTTGATGAAGTGGACAAGTCTGTTGAAACTGCTCTGAACTATCCGGAGAAGACAGTCGTTATTACTGACTCTGGAGATAACTGCGGTGCTGGCGGATATGGCCAGAATACAATTGTGCTGAGAGAGCTTCTGAAACATAAGACAGACAAGAAAATCCTGATTGCAGGCATCAATGATTCAAAGAGCTATGACATCATTTCCAAATGTGAAGTTGGAGAAAAATTGAGTTTGAATGTTGGCGTGGAAGAAGATGAAAACAGCAAGTCTGTTTCACTGGAAGGTACGTTAAAGGTAATTGGCGAACAGAAGCATAGATATGAACTTGAAGTTGATCTGGGAAAGTCATATCTGTTTAATATCAAGGATACCAATATTGATGTGATTATTATGAATGACAATATGCAGTATGGTACTATGGAACAGTTCGATGCTGCGAATGCACCATTCCATGACTATGATATCGTCGTAGTAAAGATGGGATACCTGGATACATATTTGATTCCAGAAACAAAATTCCATATCATGGCTTTGACGGATGGTCCTACAATCCAGAGAAGTGAAAGAATTCCATTCAAGAAGATTGCCAGACCAATGTGGCCAATGGATGAGTTTGAAGACTTGTATTTTATAAAGTAG
- a CDS encoding DUF2232 domain-containing protein, which translates to MNQNVRKITEGAMMVALIGVFMLIDRQFQGTFSSTFAFLLPLPMVYFGVKYGLRDSLMVLVAIIFVSFIFASPFTVFFFVAEAIIGLVYGCGIYQNVESKRLLLRTMVLGGLTELLAVVINVAIFGVSLDQLVLELRSTFDMMQKTMGVTVAANVDINVLLRNVFFVSTLMLGVLEAIVTHISSRLLLKRLRMKLPESTPLYLYYPPKWIGYVALVGMIGYLYVGSGYIKTEPAMTILSALGTFAYFYLTAMGVVGLLVMIGLMAKESRRILTFVVFILALVLSFPVALYGFLYITTNMHKRIVEEGYHATKNESN; encoded by the coding sequence ATGAATCAAAATGTAAGAAAGATTACCGAAGGGGCAATGATGGTTGCCTTAATCGGCGTATTTATGTTAATTGATAGACAATTCCAAGGGACATTTAGCAGTACGTTTGCGTTCTTATTACCATTACCGATGGTATATTTTGGAGTTAAGTATGGATTGCGTGATAGTTTGATGGTTTTGGTTGCTATCATCTTTGTGTCTTTTATCTTTGCAAGTCCATTTACGGTATTTTTCTTTGTCGCTGAGGCGATTATTGGATTGGTATATGGATGTGGCATTTATCAGAATGTAGAGAGTAAGCGATTATTGCTAAGAACGATGGTTCTTGGTGGACTTACGGAACTTCTTGCGGTTGTTATCAACGTAGCAATCTTTGGTGTAAGTTTAGATCAGCTAGTTCTCGAATTACGTTCAACCTTTGATATGATGCAGAAAACAATGGGTGTAACAGTAGCTGCAAATGTAGATATCAACGTACTATTACGGAATGTATTCTTTGTTAGCACACTGATGTTAGGCGTATTAGAAGCAATTGTAACGCATATTTCATCTAGACTATTATTGAAGAGACTACGTATGAAGTTGCCTGAATCGACACCGCTCTATCTATACTATCCACCAAAGTGGATTGGCTATGTAGCACTAGTTGGAATGATTGGGTATTTATATGTTGGATCTGGCTATATTAAAACAGAACCGGCGATGACGATTCTTTCAGCGTTAGGAACGTTTGCCTACTTCTATCTAACAGCGATGGGTGTTGTTGGTCTATTGGTGATGATTGGATTAATGGCAAAGGAGAGTCGTAGAATCTTAACATTTGTAGTGTTTATCTTAGCGTTAGTGTTGTCATTTCCAGTAGCGCTTTATGGATTTTTATATATTACGACAAACATGCATAAACGAATTGTAGAGGAGGGATATCATGCAACAAAAAATGAGTCGAATTAA
- a CDS encoding VanZ family protein, translated as MCIILMLTLMPIITNLPNIFSGFSAEINFHPFIDWQLQRGSYLTESLLNISLFIPFGFLIQKTLRLKPLSAIMIGMIFSISIEVLQPLISTNRVGDISDVITNTVGTCIGILLYQLYKHK; from the coding sequence ATCTGCATCATATTGATGTTGACGCTCATGCCGATTATTACAAACTTACCGAATATATTCAGCGGATTTTCTGCGGAAATTAACTTCCATCCGTTTATCGACTGGCAATTACAGCGCGGTTCTTATCTGACTGAATCTTTATTAAATATATCACTGTTTATCCCGTTTGGATTCTTAATTCAGAAAACCTTAAGACTTAAACCGCTATCGGCAATTATGATTGGGATGATATTCAGCATCTCCATTGAAGTCCTACAACCACTTATCTCTACGAACCGCGTAGGTGACATCAGTGATGTCATCACCAACACTGTCGGAACATGTATCGGAATATTGCTTTATCAACTTTATAAGCACAAATGA
- a CDS encoding transposase: protein MCKNGFKKFNWLIFKRPDSTDKKGRLLFDSNNEKKMNRKLNRYLNFYDIQQLILDIHPDLKAAWQLKDDLVDFYDNNTYETAPEALKELIRAFASSDIEEMIDFSRTLRNWQYEIINSFIIVKKTHKVDKDTGQVVVSERKLNNGLMENRNSILKAIKKSSNGYTNWDRFRNRCLYVLRKSSVPSLNPIIPKKRKENYMK from the coding sequence CTGTGCAAAAATGGTTTTAAAAAGTTCAACTGGTTGATCTTCAAAAGACCGGACTCTACCGACAAGAAAGGACGGCTACTGTTCGATTCAAACAATGAGAAGAAGATGAACCGAAAGCTGAACCGCTATCTAAATTTCTACGACATACAACAACTTATATTAGACATTCATCCCGATTTAAAGGCCGCATGGCAACTGAAGGATGATTTAGTGGACTTCTATGACAATAACACCTACGAGACCGCACCAGAGGCACTCAAGGAACTGATCCGTGCCTTCGCTTCTAGTGACATCGAGGAAATGATAGATTTCTCTAGAACATTGCGTAATTGGCAATATGAAATCATCAACTCCTTCATCATCGTAAAGAAGACTCATAAAGTCGATAAGGATACAGGCCAAGTGGTAGTATCCGAACGAAAATTAAATAACGGATTAATGGAGAATCGTAATTCTATACTCAAGGCGATCAAGAAGTCTTCGAATGGTTACACCAATTGGGACAGATTCCGCAATCGTTGCCTATATGTACTACGAAAATCATCTGTACCAAGCCTGAACCCCATCATTCCAAAAAAGAGAAAAGAAAATTATATGAAATAG
- a CDS encoding transposase-like zinc-binding domain-containing protein — MQDFIRTAHMQLYAQKYSKLADSNEAELLNSITVEKCRRCSSGDIKRNGYTSNGIAKYYCKECRKNFTVTTGTVFQDHKISLKEWIEYLRNLFGYLSLTADSWNNRNAFTTSKYWFKKTSIVCAVYQEQFTLKSPIYLDKTYISVIKSDIVANDGKKLRGISRNQICIGTATDGEHTIIKILGYGKPTQIAVRDAFIQFISRNSLLIHDRERAHRKLIKDLELMEEVYSSKELKKLEDKDNPLDPVNRVHALLKKFFKAHSGFNRAELQDYLHVFSFMLNTPDDALQKIEIMLTWALRNPHTLKYRVYYKRKSVK; from the coding sequence ATGCAGGACTTCATACGCACCGCTCATATGCAGCTATATGCTCAGAAGTACTCGAAACTTGCAGACAGTAATGAAGCTGAATTGTTGAACTCAATAACCGTAGAAAAATGCAGGAGATGCAGTTCAGGTGACATTAAGCGCAATGGCTATACCAGCAACGGCATTGCTAAATACTACTGCAAGGAGTGCAGAAAAAACTTCACAGTTACAACAGGAACAGTATTTCAGGATCATAAGATCTCATTGAAAGAATGGATAGAATACCTTCGTAATCTATTTGGATACCTAAGTCTGACTGCTGATTCATGGAATAACAGAAATGCATTTACTACGTCTAAATACTGGTTTAAAAAGACTTCTATCGTATGTGCTGTCTACCAGGAACAGTTCACATTGAAAAGTCCGATATATCTAGATAAAACATATATCTCGGTTATCAAATCAGACATTGTCGCAAATGATGGTAAGAAATTACGCGGAATATCAAGGAATCAGATATGTATCGGAACTGCAACTGATGGCGAACATACAATCATTAAAATACTGGGGTATGGAAAGCCGACGCAGATTGCTGTTCGTGATGCCTTCATACAGTTCATAAGCCGGAATTCGCTGTTGATTCATGACAGAGAAAGAGCTCATAGGAAACTGATTAAAGACCTTGAACTTATGGAAGAAGTATACTCTTCAAAAGAACTGAAGAAACTCGAAGACAAAGACAATCCACTGGATCCGGTTAACCGAGTGCATGCATTACTGAAGAAGTTCTTCAAAGCACATTCGGGATTCAATAGAGCAGAGCTACAAGACTATCTTCATGTGTTCTCCTTCATGTTAAATACACCTGATGATGCACTGCAGAAGATTGAAATAATGCTGACGTGGGCATTGCGTAACCCACATACGCTGAAATATAGGGTTTATTACAAGCGAAAAAGCGTAAAATAA
- a CDS encoding DUF6908 domain-containing protein produces the protein MAINKSNEEINKAFELIENGVRSFLDSDNYKKYLSFLSKFHAYSLNNTILILLQRPDSSLVAWYQARKTNFNRQVNKGEKAMLILAPCQSFITHEVDKKDENGNILLDDSGKPIKETKEEKVLHFKTAKVFDIAQTSGEPIPEMIHDLRGSSKEIVALIESIQEISTIPITFKSSEEEPLFKSGVKGFYTPSTDSIVINKTMENMQIAKTLVHEYAHSRLHKDSNKTVDQKEIEAESLAFVICDHFNIDTSDYSFGYIGSYAQEDTSKLKTILSNIKNEAHEIIQTIEPVFQDKVLEMENYEALKNIASPILTGEAMYIKYQKTGFMDLNIENIGDNRIAMSQNYVMNGDLMADPDVEMIVDNKKQRVYPQTYQQDTLGIYQAVEHDPDLQSDLNIFMKDWLSNIKDNHFKVSEIHTEEAVLKTSENLQKVRSFCKEHGIAFMSPKNKEIER, from the coding sequence ATGGCGATAAATAAAAGCAATGAAGAAATTAATAAAGCATTTGAATTGATTGAAAATGGTGTTCGTTCTTTTTTAGATTCAGATAACTACAAAAAATATCTATCATTTCTGTCAAAGTTTCATGCATATTCTTTGAACAATACAATTTTGATTCTTTTACAACGTCCGGATTCTTCTTTGGTTGCATGGTATCAAGCACGGAAAACAAATTTCAACAGACAAGTCAACAAAGGAGAAAAAGCAATGCTGATTCTGGCTCCATGTCAATCTTTTATTACTCATGAAGTTGATAAAAAAGATGAAAATGGGAATATTCTCCTAGATGATTCAGGCAAACCAATCAAAGAAACGAAAGAAGAGAAAGTTCTCCATTTCAAAACCGCAAAAGTATTTGATATTGCACAGACATCTGGAGAGCCAATACCAGAAATGATTCATGATTTACGAGGATCTTCCAAAGAAATTGTTGCTTTGATTGAATCCATTCAAGAAATAAGCACAATTCCAATTACATTTAAATCATCAGAAGAAGAACCTTTGTTTAAATCCGGAGTAAAAGGCTTCTACACTCCTTCAACTGACTCTATTGTTATTAACAAGACCATGGAGAATATGCAAATTGCCAAAACACTTGTTCATGAATATGCTCATTCTCGCTTACACAAAGATTCCAATAAGACAGTAGATCAAAAAGAAATCGAAGCAGAATCGTTAGCATTTGTCATATGTGATCATTTCAACATTGATACTTCCGATTATTCTTTTGGATATATAGGTTCCTATGCACAAGAGGATACTTCAAAGCTAAAAACAATTCTCAGCAATATCAAAAATGAAGCACACGAGATAATCCAAACTATAGAACCAGTATTCCAGGATAAAGTATTAGAAATGGAAAACTATGAAGCTTTAAAAAACATTGCTTCACCTATTCTTACAGGAGAAGCAATGTATATCAAATATCAAAAGACCGGATTTATGGATCTGAACATTGAAAATATTGGTGATAATCGTATTGCAATGTCACAGAACTACGTTATGAATGGTGATCTAATGGCGGATCCAGACGTAGAAATGATTGTAGATAACAAAAAACAAAGAGTATATCCACAAACCTATCAGCAAGATACGTTAGGTATTTATCAGGCTGTAGAACATGATCCTGATTTACAATCTGATCTCAATATATTTATGAAAGACTGGCTGTCAAATATTAAAGACAATCATTTCAAAGTTTCTGAAATTCATACTGAAGAAGCAGTATTAAAAACATCTGAAAATCTTCAAAAGGTTCGTTCCTTCTGCAAGGAACATGGCATTGCTTTTATGTCTCCAAAAAACAAGGAGATAGAACGATGA
- a CDS encoding MalY/PatB family protein, giving the protein MKYDFTTIIDRHGKDAIAIDGLGRKPGRPMLPDEGFDVIPMWVADMNFPTVPTIQEAIIKRATHPAFGYFAPTEEYYQCIIHWQKSRNGVMDLSEEHIGYENGVLGGVVSALTAYAAPGDAVLVHSPTYIGFTHCLNNNGFRIAHSPLVKDEDGIWRMDFADMEEKIKQNHIHVAIFCSPHNPCGRVWQLDEIQKAMEIYERNDVIVISDEIWSDIILEGHKHIPTQSVNAWAHEHVVALYAPSKTFNLAGLIGAYHIIYNQTLRDRINSKASKSHYNNMNVLSMHALIGAYQPEGYVWLDELREVITGNVNYAIEYIRRHFEGVELMKPEGTYMLFIDCEKWCKQHGKTIEEVEKAGYRVGVAWQDGRMFHGPYSIRMNLALPLARAQEAFERLNQYVFNANW; this is encoded by the coding sequence ATGAAATATGATTTCACAACAATAATAGATCGCCACGGTAAAGATGCGATTGCGATTGATGGATTGGGTAGGAAACCAGGAAGACCAATGTTACCAGATGAGGGTTTTGATGTTATTCCAATGTGGGTGGCAGATATGAACTTTCCAACTGTTCCTACTATTCAGGAGGCAATCATCAAACGTGCGACGCATCCGGCATTTGGTTATTTTGCACCAACGGAGGAATATTATCAATGCATTATTCACTGGCAGAAAAGTCGTAATGGTGTAATGGACTTGAGCGAAGAGCATATCGGCTATGAAAATGGTGTGTTAGGCGGTGTGGTTTCTGCTTTGACAGCTTACGCTGCACCTGGAGATGCGGTGTTAGTGCATAGTCCTACGTATATTGGATTTACGCATTGTTTAAATAATAATGGTTTCCGTATTGCCCACAGTCCGCTTGTAAAAGATGAAGATGGTATATGGAGAATGGATTTTGCGGATATGGAAGAGAAGATCAAACAGAATCATATTCATGTGGCAATCTTCTGTTCCCCACACAATCCTTGTGGGCGTGTGTGGCAGTTGGATGAAATCCAAAAAGCAATGGAAATCTATGAACGTAATGATGTGATTGTTATCTCGGATGAAATTTGGTCAGATATTATCTTAGAGGGACATAAGCATATTCCTACACAGTCTGTGAATGCATGGGCACATGAACATGTAGTAGCGTTATACGCACCAAGTAAGACGTTTAATCTTGCAGGACTTATAGGTGCATACCACATCATCTATAATCAGACACTACGTGATCGTATCAATTCGAAAGCATCGAAATCCCACTATAATAATATGAATGTGTTATCCATGCATGCACTCATAGGTGCGTATCAACCAGAAGGATATGTATGGTTAGATGAATTGCGGGAAGTAATTACTGGTAATGTGAATTATGCTATAGAGTATATTAGAAGGCACTTTGAGGGTGTAGAACTGATGAAGCCAGAAGGCACATACATGTTGTTTATTGATTGTGAAAAATGGTGTAAACAACATGGAAAAACGATTGAAGAGGTTGAAAAGGCTGGGTATCGTGTGGGTGTAGCTTGGCAGGATGGACGCATGTTTCATGGACCGTATAGTATTCGCATGAATCTAGCGCTGCCTTTAGCACGGGCGCAGGAAGCTTTTGAACGTTTGAATCAATACGTATTCAACGCAAATTGGTAA
- a CDS encoding glycosyltransferase family 2 protein encodes MKFLEQFTLITDIIFGLMILLYLYQIIYIAVSMFKRKVPKLPEAKKNHRYAIFISARNEQGVIGELLDSLRKQTYPDEMYDMYVVADNCTDETAAIARQHGASVFERFNQEEVGKGYALNYLYHNVIALKGENYYEAFMVFDADNIIDQNFLHEVNKTFDTGQYDAMTTYRNSKNFDENWLTAAYSIWFMHEARHLNYPRMLLGAQCMISGTGFVVSAKVMKDNDGWPYYLLTEDIQFSVVSTINQLKIGYCDTAILYDEQPSTWRQSWKQRMRWAKGFYQIDSRYLGDLTKGVLTAKGRRLAFYDILMTVLPASLLTIVILGFVLWIMASAGLMPYYVRLVFQREMLWFVLKTIGGFWVSLMIIGAITVGMEWDRIETNNWSKIKHLLLFPLFLLSYLPISIQALFSKVHWAPIEHHSTEELNKKNDQ; translated from the coding sequence ATGAAATTTCTTGAACAGTTTACATTAATCACAGATATTATCTTTGGACTGATGATTTTGCTATATCTATATCAGATTATTTATATTGCGGTCAGTATGTTTAAACGTAAGGTTCCAAAACTACCAGAAGCGAAGAAAAATCACAGATATGCAATTTTTATCTCTGCGAGAAATGAACAAGGTGTTATTGGTGAATTGCTGGATAGTTTACGGAAGCAGACTTATCCGGATGAGATGTATGATATGTATGTTGTTGCGGATAATTGTACCGATGAAACTGCTGCGATAGCTCGCCAACATGGTGCCAGTGTATTTGAACGTTTTAATCAAGAAGAAGTAGGGAAGGGATATGCCTTAAATTATCTCTATCATAATGTAATCGCGTTGAAGGGTGAAAATTACTATGAAGCTTTCATGGTGTTTGATGCGGATAATATCATTGATCAAAATTTCTTGCATGAAGTAAATAAGACGTTTGATACGGGGCAGTATGATGCGATGACGACGTATCGTAACTCTAAGAATTTTGATGAGAATTGGTTAACAGCGGCTTATTCTATCTGGTTTATGCATGAAGCACGGCATTTAAATTATCCACGTATGTTATTGGGTGCGCAGTGTATGATCTCTGGTACGGGTTTTGTTGTTTCGGCAAAAGTCATGAAGGATAACGATGGCTGGCCATATTACTTATTAACAGAGGATATTCAATTCTCGGTTGTAAGTACTATTAATCAGTTGAAGATTGGCTATTGTGATACAGCGATTCTATACGATGAACAACCATCTACTTGGAGACAATCTTGGAAACAACGTATGCGTTGGGCAAAGGGCTTCTATCAGATTGATAGTAGGTATTTGGGTGATTTGACAAAGGGTGTGCTTACGGCAAAAGGCCGGCGCCTTGCGTTCTATGATATCTTGATGACAGTATTGCCAGCTAGCTTATTAACAATTGTGATTCTTGGTTTTGTATTATGGATCATGGCTTCAGCTGGGCTTATGCCATACTATGTGCGTCTTGTCTTCCAAAGAGAGATGCTATGGTTTGTGCTTAAGACAATCGGTGGCTTCTGGGTATCGTTAATGATTATTGGTGCCATTACTGTTGGTATGGAGTGGGATCGTATTGAGACAAATAATTGGTCGAAAATCAAGCATCTATTGTTATTTCCGCTATTCTTATTGTCTTATCTGCCGATTTCGATTCAAGCCCTGTTTTCCAAGGTGCATTGGGCGCCTATTGAGCATCATTCTACAGAAGAACTCAATAAGAAAAACGATCAATAG
- a CDS encoding DUF3991 and TOPRIM domain-containing protein has product MSRYIPKKQLVNIRKISAYDYLTNYNPDILVHLSKDVYCTKEHDSLHISPHGWSWWSKGIKGFSAIDYFVCVEGYSFLDACHIIMDTVKTAPMIANESDKSVSKNTFTLPEKDDNNFEVFRYLCKERKIDKDVVAYFISKEQIYPDKKFHNVVFVGYDGTRPAYAFKRSITGNFKQDASGSDKAYSFSFKNPKSDTVHVFEAAIDLLSYMSLLHMNHIDFRKDNCLSLAGATNAEVLPMALKVFLTDNKNIKNIQFHLDNDIVGIESTEKMMNVLSGTYNCINKPPRYGKDVNEELQICSLRTQKIA; this is encoded by the coding sequence ATGAGCCGATATATTCCTAAAAAACAGTTAGTAAATATCCGCAAAATATCTGCCTATGACTATCTGACTAACTATAATCCAGATATCCTTGTCCATCTCTCAAAAGATGTTTATTGTACAAAGGAACATGATTCACTTCATATTTCTCCACATGGCTGGAGTTGGTGGTCTAAGGGAATTAAAGGATTTTCTGCTATAGATTATTTCGTTTGCGTGGAAGGATACAGTTTTCTTGATGCATGTCATATCATTATGGACACCGTAAAAACGGCACCAATGATAGCGAATGAATCAGATAAATCAGTTTCAAAAAATACATTTACTCTCCCTGAAAAAGATGACAACAATTTTGAGGTATTTCGTTATCTCTGTAAAGAGAGAAAGATTGATAAAGATGTTGTTGCTTACTTCATTAGCAAAGAACAAATCTACCCGGATAAGAAGTTTCATAATGTTGTCTTTGTTGGCTACGATGGAACAAGACCAGCATATGCATTTAAGCGTTCTATCACCGGCAACTTCAAACAAGATGCGTCTGGAAGTGACAAAGCATACAGTTTTTCTTTCAAAAATCCAAAAAGTGATACAGTACATGTATTTGAAGCTGCAATTGACCTTCTTTCTTATATGAGTCTTCTCCATATGAATCACATTGATTTTCGAAAAGATAATTGCTTATCTTTAGCCGGTGCAACAAATGCTGAAGTACTTCCAATGGCATTGAAAGTTTTTTTAACAGATAACAAGAATATCAAAAACATTCAGTTTCACCTGGATAATGATATTGTTGGAATCGAATCCACAGAGAAAATGATGAATGTACTTTCAGGAACATACAACTGTATCAACAAACCTCCACGATATGGAAAAGATGTCAATGAGGAATTGCAAATCTGCTCTCTCAGAACACAAAAAATAGCATAG
- a CDS encoding TraX family protein: MKKFNQYQIKILMALLMVTDHLNHVPGLIPDSLAMIFHVLTRCVGVWFAYGAVEGVIYSHNIQRYILRLYGAAAVMFAGSKLLEILFAAKNILISNNIFLTLALGVTMLSALKYIKNKPLSYLMAVAAFSVGFIVTEGGSIVLPFMLISYYTYKKPVIRNACYFVLSIILFAGSFVPYETIAATISMLAYNSGFMFILVIPFLYMYNGEHGSHTNFSKYFFYVFYPAHLWLLATIAYYVS; the protein is encoded by the coding sequence ATGAAAAAATTTAACCAATATCAAATCAAAATATTGATGGCATTATTAATGGTAACAGACCATTTGAATCATGTTCCGGGATTGATTCCGGATTCTCTTGCAATGATATTTCATGTATTAACGCGCTGCGTTGGAGTCTGGTTTGCCTATGGTGCGGTAGAGGGCGTGATATATTCTCACAACATTCAGAGATACATTCTTCGTTTGTATGGTGCAGCAGCAGTTATGTTTGCCGGTAGTAAATTGTTGGAAATACTGTTTGCTGCAAAAAATATTCTTATTTCGAATAATATCTTTTTAACACTTGCGCTTGGTGTAACAATGCTGTCTGCTTTGAAATATATAAAGAATAAGCCACTTTCCTATCTTATGGCCGTGGCTGCGTTTTCTGTAGGGTTTATAGTTACAGAAGGTGGAAGCATAGTATTACCGTTTATGTTGATTAGCTATTATACATACAAGAAACCTGTCATTCGAAATGCTTGTTATTTTGTGTTGTCGATAATCTTGTTTGCGGGATCATTTGTTCCTTATGAGACAATTGCCGCAACGATTTCCATGCTTGCATATAATTCTGGCTTTATGTTTATACTTGTAATTCCGTTCTTGTATATGTACAATGGAGAGCACGGTTCTCATACAAACTTCAGTAAATATTTCTTCTACGTATTTTATCCTGCACATCTATGGTTATTGGCTACAATCGCCTATTATGTCTCTTAA